From the genome of Solanum pennellii chromosome 6, SPENNV200:
TGTGCTCGTCGCCTGTGCTTCGCCGGCGATATATcgtattattattttagttattaaatgagtatttttaaatacttgaatATTGTACTCCCTCTTCCTCTAAAATAAGGATGCTTGCAAATAAAATTATCCCAAAgtatagaaatatatataaaagaaatattttcttcaattagtgctttcttttattttgaattttcattcTCTCGAGTCCGCCCGCATTAGAGCAGCACGGTAGGGCCTATACTCCCAATTGGATTTTGTCACCGCTGCGCTATTTTTAGCTCAAATACGAAATTTCTAGTTAAGGAGAAACATGTTAATCTCATGCCATAATTCATGTTACTCAATCATAATATTCTAGAAAACATCTaacaaagataattaaattcatatttatcacttcgatgaaaaaaaaatcattccttcgatttatttaattatttttatttgtctctATTCCTCGAATAGTCTTATTTCTACTtgtcatttttaacatataaaaaaaatattttttctatattttccttctataataaatatttatcctcgaaatcaatttttaatatctaatacaaaatattatttaataaaaataatatgattaaatagtcatatttataattatttaatccgtcaaataaaattaaacggacagtaaaaaataacaacatattGTGGAAAAGCCAAAGTGCATTCCGGCCAAAAAAGGGGGCTGTCGTTCAGAGTGTGAAGTGCACGTGATCTGAATTGTCTTTTATCTCACTTTTTTGTCGTCTCATCATATTTTTacacattataaaaaataattattttatattatatgattctCACGCTCCAACCAAAAATATTCCTCACGCTCGtaataacttaaaaagaaaaaaaatactaatggttgctttttattttacttttacaattacttcttttttataaaaatataataaattttttaacgttttaaaaaagtatcaaggtaaattagtatatttttattatcatataataattattttattttatgcaatacattatgaatttaatttatatttcgTATATTATTATACCAAATTATAAATAAAGGTAATAATAATACTTTGCAggattcttttttgaaaaatagcAATTAAAGATTTCAAgcctttaaaaaaaaacttaatttatgtattattttattttaatctgaattttattttttgactttagaggattataacaaaaaaatacaatagCTAAAGATTGAATCCAAAAGAAATAGGTAACAAAAAACCAAAAaaggatttttcttttttttttcattaatgcttttgcaagaaagaaaagagtaaaaattaagatttcagcttccctataaaggtaacaaatttgattgaaaaattcaataggtacattttaatttaattaaaataaaaatttaaccaAACTCCTATCAAGTAgctaaaataatttctttctataaataaatttaatattaaaatacattaatattaacttttttttataatttaaactttaaaaaacaCTAATAAAGAAAATCGTACATACAAATATCACGTGGTGCTGTGAGATACAATAATTGAGATGAGAAAACTTGGTGAAGACTTCCTATATTCTACCAAATGGATAGTGGGTACCACCTTTTTTTAGTAAGAAAATTGGCCAACTCCCCTACCTACCTTGTTACACTCTCTCTTCACTTCTAGTAGATCGCGATCAGTTATGTTTTAtcgtaaaataaaaaataatttttgaaaattagatTGTATTTTATCTCGGGAAAACTTTgttatcttttaaatttataagaaataaatattgaaatttaactttaaattgaatatcaaaattttataatcaaatatatttttcatagttgaattctggaaaaaaaaagtgaaatcatAGCCAAATgcttataaatcaattcaaactTGACAAGAGAGAATTACTTGAATGGTGAACATTTGTCACTTCCGACCTAAAAGTCGTGAGTCTAAATCACTAAAAAGAGTAGAAATAATAAAAGGTCAAATGGGGGAGGGGTAAAAAATAAAGCATTGCCAACTTCTTcaactttgagaattctttggTCCCAATTAAGCCAACAACCAATGCAACCCTATAGCATAGGCTATTGGGTGAACCAAGACTAAATTCATCCATAATGACCAACTATATTATCTACTTAGACTACCAAATAGTCAATAATATCATACTCACAAGTCATGAGGTAGAAAGAAAGGGATTAACTTAAAAATAGCAAAATCCCAAACTTATTGAACTTTAAAAGGTTTGGTGAAAATTGTTAATTTGggcaaaatcaaattaattaaggaTTTAGAAGGTAAAAATAGGATTTGGAAGGTAAAGAtacatctttatttttattatttttttggtacaTTTGGAGAACTAAATAAACTTCTTGATTCTATGTGCAACACAataatttttatagaaaaaaccTTGGGGGGTCAAATTATATGATAGCAACGGTCAACGCCAACGGTGTGACCGCATGAAATTGAGTTCATCCCTTCCTCTTTCTTATTATTATCGCGTACTTTAATTAACTATTagaaaaatcttttttcaaaCCTTTTTAGTAGGGGGTGGCATGATATTTTTGATGACCTAATGTCAAAGTTGAAGAAGagatcttaattatttttttcaaagaacGAGAGATTTGAAatctttatttaaaatcaaagtTGAAATTTTGTGCATGTTTCATAAATAAATGTTGATTTCAAATCAAAACTTTGAATTGAGATACGAAACCTTACGTCGAACATCTACTACTCCTCCTGTTCCTTGTTATTTGTTcaaattaactttttatttgtcattttgacaaattaagaaaagattttttttatccattacgtcttcaatttatttatctttttttgaaaaaaaaatagattctcttaaatgaataaatttattttgaaattctattaattaataagataaaatGGTGAACTTactatgttaattattattttcttaatagataGATATGtcaagtaaaaaataaacaagtaaatagggacataATAACTCGATTTcatttggcataatacataaatgtgccctttaacttgacttcaaattacatttatgcccttcaactttgaatgtgcacaaatagacacttaaacttgtataaagttgaacaaatagacacacatgtcctacgtGTCATTTTTTgccctacgtggtgtcctacgtgtattgatGTCATGTAGGATTcgtgtgtttatttatttaaaagttggatagttaaagtgctatttgtgcattatgaaagttgaaggttaaagttaaaatttaaagccaagtttagggtccaatatatgtattatgtcatttCATTTCAACTCTTTTCTAGGCATTTTAGCACCTTCTTAATTCCAAAATTCATTAACTCAATTTCAACACATATTTCCATGAAAATCATTAACCACGAAATTTCATCACTCCAAACAAACGAGATCAATAGTTTAGACAATTTTAACGTACATGACACAAAATCTTcctgtagacattgaaattttatgggactctacaagatgcgtGCATATTcgagttgggactctacaaattgtgttcaactcagataaggattcttggaggctactcaacctTAAAtcctagtttatgcctatataaagggtactaaattcccttaaaaggcatctcgaaAAATCcacaaagagatcaagatctcgaatactccacaaattgatggattattcatatagagaggtcgaatctaaatcatcctaattcgagaaatacgccactaacggccctcgaatcatggataaattatcttagagagtagaatcaagggaggaATAGATTTGTACTCacaatcttgatgaataaaatcatgtttcttcatattttatttgtatggtttatttattatctatatgtttaaaatttgttgcaaacacttccatattcattttatattaatttcaagTACCTTATCGTGAATAAAAAAACCTAAggtttaatattgttttattcACTTATCCTGTTTTTGAttaaatgtttttcaaaaaaatattaatcaagaGTCTAGAGAAGTGATTGactattttactcttttttacactatattttaagatataatctcttattaaatatttattctatttatgtgtcataattaaaatatttctaattttttggaATAATTACTAGTACCTAACAACTCAACCGTAAGATACTTTTTGCtattaatatattatcttaatatATTCCATTGGGtgggaaaatgaaaatattaattttgactttaaaagaaaacaatattgagatattaaaattaaagaggaaaaaaaagtatagagaagataaatcaaaattatgGAGCGTGCGTTCACGTGAGTCGAAGCGAGAGTGAAATAGTTATGAATCAAACACCCAATCAGGATTGAGAGTGGGTCCCGCTTGTACCTTTTTTATGATTGgcttatttattataaattccCTGAAATAATCTAATAAGAAAATTCGGATAGTAcagaaaatcaaaattattaaaggACCAcacctttttatattaatttcatatcGACCACTTATGCAGGTCTCACAAATTAGTCTCATATTTGGTATAGTCACTCAATTAACCGTTGTTTTTACATAAagttacttaatttatttttatatcttagGGCCTGTTTATCCATACGATATAGTATCataatatgaaatcatgatataTAAGGACGGATTTAGTAAGGGTATACGGTGTCACGTGACACTACTTCGTTGAAAATTTTTACGAAATATGTACCGTGTGAGAAGGGAAAAACCAGAGATATAGCTATATATTACAAATGTGACACTGCTTCGGTCAAAGTTATGCGTAGCCCAACTGATTTTCGGTTAGGGATTTGCAAGTGAGGTCGCGGGTAGAGGTGTGCAAAATCGAAACGACCAATAAATTGAATCGATAAAAGTGTTATTGACTTATTGTTATAGGGTCAATCGTTTTTAATGGTTTtacgaaaaaaaaatattgggtTATCAATTCGGTACTGATTTTTAATATTGAGTTATTAGGTAAATCGATAACCCATTAAGACTAATAATTTACCACTTTTACTTGTACATAAATATTATGTATTAATTTCAATACCTTAGTAGTTACCATCTTTTCCCTTTAGTCATCCATTTACACTTTACAGTGACTGAGTTCACAATTTCACGTTATAAAAAATGGTAAAATCTAAAATAAGAATCTTATTCCTCTTAATTTATCTCTGTGTTAGACTTGTatagttcttttcatgtttgttattattttttctattttatgaaCATTTGTAAAGTTACCTAATTGTGTTTTCGCatcaaatttattagaaaagtcatatatagtttattaatataaaattttattttaaattaaattatatcataaaaattttaaacatttgtaaaactatatttttgttattatttaatcataaaaaatataatttattattttagtttaaattaaattaaatacacGGGATAATCAAAGACTTTTAGAATGTAAATTTGGAATTATTTTCCCCTAATGTTAGGTTAATTCTGTTGAGACCCAGTAGTGTATGTAGGTGCAACAAACTTCTCCCTCTTTGGTAGAACCACACGCTAAAGCAATCCAAACAAAGGAaggatttttttgattttttttattcgatATCTGAATATTTAAATTGAAGTCTAATAATTTTGAATTCGTATTGAGTATCACTACATTGAAGATAATCTCCTTAGTTAAGAGAGTAACAGTTTTATTCACAATACtatattcttttattaattcgataaaaaaatatatgttatataatTCTAAATGTTTTATATACATGACTTGGACAACACTTTAAAACAATCCACGCCAAGAATCAAATGTTGTGTTTCCAagaatccttttttttttttcttattaattctTTGGATTAgttaaaaggaaaggaaaagtaaTAAAGAAATTAGAGAAGAATGATGTAACATCTTTGGAATTTACTAAGACCAAATGATAAATTAAGATtcgtttaaaatattataaaattttgtttgcttaaTTTTAAGCatttgaatattattattttatcacaaagAGCTGTCTGTTTggcttattttttttaaatgtagtttttaaaaagtcagattttaatttaaaagatgaaaaatagagTATCTATTCTTAACTTACTTTTTAAAGTCATTTAAATTATAGaaagttattttaaatcaaCTCCTTTCAAAAAGCTAAAATGACTAAAAAGTACTTTTTCTGTTCAATTTTTTATATCAGTCCATTTcttacaaattaaaaaagaacagttttttatttatttattacactcttaattaattaaatttgaaaaaaaaaaaaaaaaaacttgttaaatttttatttcattcatttcataattaaaaggGGTAGAATGATAAACTTACTATgtcaatcattattttcttaacaaATATGCAAATTCAAAagtgaataaataataaaaaatttaaaaataattttaaatcgATTCAAACGGACTGAAAGACCTAGCTCcactttatttttaagaaaattaagaaaagatCCCACCTTGGAACATTGCACGTTTAAGTTTGAAGTCAATGATGCCTTAAATGACTATCCAACTAATACGTCCAACAAATCAAATGTAATTTTATCACGAATATAAAATGATCGATTAGATcaatgattaaataattaaatcaaataaagatatttcttaattataaatcacatatcttattttaattcataaatagatattattcatcaattaaagcACACACACGACAAACACacaattattattcatataGTTTATACAAAAGTAAATAtgtgacaaaataaattatcgTTCTTTGTGTGATGTGGTCATCATCATGTCATGTAATTGCACTTTTAAATAGCATAGAGTGTAATGATTTAGCTTCACTCAATACCCTTCTAGTATAGGAAATAACCaataattcatgtttttaaAGTTTAGGTacaattttatgtttaaaataactaattttaacTTACTTGGATGATGAAACAAGATTTGGAGTTAGAAATTCTTTAGTTTGTCAAACTAGCAGCGTAGATGGATAGGGTGGGAGTAGAGCGAAGTAATGGATGTTCGAGCGGTTGAAAGAGTCGAtcttcaaaatcaatttttttttaaaaaaaaaaaaatattgtgagTTTGAATGCCTCTCAATTCATGAGCTCATAAGTTCTCTCTTGCCGCAGTTATTTATCGTTCAATTCTATATCGAAACGAGCAGTTTATCCCACGATAACAATGTTGACTTTGTAGCGAGCTCACCTAAAATGGTAAGAAGTGAGGTATATAGCCTTTCAAAGCCCTTTTttgaaaatgagaagaaaaattgaCAATGTTTGCAAAATTGGGAATCTTAAATGAGTTTGGGCTGGAGTTATTTTGATGATAGGGTTGATTTGGGTCATATCCAAGTTATTCTAACAAGTTTTTGCACAAATTTTCCTATTTTGagttgatttttaatttttgatccTTTAATATGTGGTCTATAAATTTGTTGTCCAAACCAAAGTATTATTAGCTATGACATAATTTcgttaaacaaatatttttagagGATAATCGAACATATAAATAACACACATACGACATATACTATTTTTATGTGTACATATTCCATGCATATTTGTACAACAACTAATAGCTTTGCAatacttttaacaaaaaataacgGCATAACTAAAAAAGACAAAGAAAGCAACAAAGTCCAAAAATACCTATATcatgaaaattaaattcaaGTTGGCCTTTCGAATGATGAAAGTTTCAATCAGGATATTGTTATAactattttttgtctttttgactttaaaaacCCTTCTCAAGATGTCCAACAGATAAATAACGTGTAGATCAATATATTAACTATATTCCAAACATTCACGTCATAACAAATTAGctaaattcatcatatttatcATCACACGCACGTTCaaagtcttagaaaaaaaatataaatattgcatacataatcgATGTCATTTGAAGAAAAAAGGATGATATTTTTGGACCTATTCTCAAAGTAGTCAAAAGCAAAGGAGTTGGTGAATTATTAGCAAAAAAAGGCTACTTGTTTAACATTTTCAAAGCTAATTGGACATTTGGTTATTTCTCAAAGAGTAGCTAATTAAGCTTTCCTATGGGCTGTAAAGACTTTCATTTGCCAAGGCCCAATAGTTTTTTCCCCATTACTTAAGAAAATGTAATATTACAAGTTAATGGatcattaacaatttaaaaaaaaaagaaatatgtaagagtatatgttttatatatataaaacatatatatatatatatatatacatatatatatataaaattggtATTTAGTAAAtataatcttcttttttttgtaattgaaaaatgtattttatatatttaatgataGAGTTATCTTTGTGTGACTTATAATTAAATTACGAGTTTGAGTCGTAAAATCAAATACTGATACTTGGTTATGATAGGTTACCCTCTCATATGGAGATATTTGGTGACACTAtaatgttttataaaaatatatatatattaacgattaagatgatatttttataaattcatataatttaataatctcACCACTAAGTGTAAGTCAAATAATTTCATCACTTTAAAACAACAAAGACttattttgaagtaaaatgaCTTAATACACTCTTCTTCAAAGAAACAATCCACTCCAAAAGAAGCAACAAGAGACTccattttttcaagaaattgtTTAGTTATTCATTTCTATCCATTAGATGTCAAAACACCTAATTTAATAACCTCTatcacaattttcaaaaatgaaatacaaattatagtacttttttattaataattttactatatcataaatagtatacaaaaaaaaaattgggaccCTTAATTTTTGGGGAAGTTGAATGagacttttgaaaaaaagtttggTCTATAATTATGGAGTATTATGAAGTAGCACCAAAGCAAACATAAAGAGACAATAGGAAGTACCAAAGAATGATCATAGATAGTCTCTTCTTAAGGTGCTAAGATATGCATTTAGAGTCGATCTAACGAATTTGGTGGTCTTAAGTCAAAATATACTATAAAATTGTAAAACTTTTTATGATAAATTCATAATAAGTTAAAACACAAAAAGATAAGAGTGCAACACATGACATGTGAGGTAGACGCACGTCACAATGTATAGATAAATTCACATAACTAatcatgaataaaataatagtcattaaatatttcttttttatatatcagTATATAATATACTATACTTAAAAATACATCTTTATACAAAATGTACATATTTTGTCAGCGAATATCATATTTTAGGATACTATCTATTTGAGTAATATTGAACCTTGTGACACTTATACCTATGATCCATCCGattacttaatttaaaaaatgtttaacTCGTCCAATCCGTCTATATTTGGTTAGGTTATTTGgctaatttatatattattttaattcattttaatttaatccGCTCAAAAATTGAGTTCATGTGTAATTCAAAATTGATTTATAAGaaatcttattaaaaaaattaaaataactttttaaaaaaattggtatGTTTTATATAGccataataaagaaaacaataatttttttagatgccaatatattttaaaagaagaaataaaataattaaatttaatacaaatttgAATTGGAACAAATCTTGAACAATTATATAACGCATTACCTAAATTTTAATccaaacaaatttaaattaaattaggtCTTGACTCATCTATCATCTTGATCTATTATAATCTGTcgaaatttaattcaattacaCCCGGATATTATACgtatcaaataaatcataacaataagtatatattttaaattttgcatGGGCGGGAGTGTCATTTCAACATTCTCCAAATTAGTGGGTTGGTAGAAAAATCGATTTTATTGGAAGGTTGGTTCGATGGCTGGCCCAATAACAGCCACACTACccaaaataaaagcaaaaaaagaaaaaaagaaaaagtaccAATCGgctctttcattttttttttctcacttCACCAGCAACTTTCTTCAATGGCTTCTCTCACCGGCGCCGCCTCTCGTCTTCTCCCGGCCGCTAGACTTACCGTCTCCAGAGCTACTGCCAGACTCTATTTTTCATCATCTTCTGTATCTCCTCTAAAGTGCCCCAAATCGTCTCCTCTTTTATCCCATGTGTTTCGCTACCAGGTTGTACAGTGCTTCCTTCGCTTTTCATTACGCGTTTTGAATTCTATTTTAGCATTTTATTTACGTTTTCTCCGGATTATTGTTTTTGTAGAAGCAATCATTGGTTCGAGTATCTAGTGGAAGTTTCAGTACTGTAGCATCGGCTAAATCAGCTGCCTCTGATCCCGATCAGCTGAAAAGTGCGAGAGAGGACATCAAAGAGCTACTGAACACTAAGTTTTGTCATCCTATTTTGGTAAATTTCTGAtctatttttgtatttgacCAGAACTGTTCAATATGTATAAACCTGTGAATAATTGAACTTGAATACATCATCTGCAAAGTGTAAAGTAATGAACTTGCGAATTTTCATCGACATGGGCTAGTTTTAATGGCAATacctagataaatatttttttttcaagagaAAACATGAGACACGGACACCGAATTCTGAAAATGAAAGCTCTGTGCAAATACTTCTAACCACTCGATGAGGCACCAGCCAACTTTTGGATTGATTGAGCTGAAGTGATATGTCTTCTGCTCAAATCAATGGTGCTTATCTTATTTGCTGATGCTATCTCCCTCACTAATAAAGATGAGCGAGTGGAATGAATAAGAGAGTGAACAAACTACAAAGATACATCAGCTACATTGTAGCAGGTTAAGACCAACCTAATAATAGTTCTAAAAATGGCGAAGCTTGGATGAGTGCTTCGGCCAAATGAAGCTTTGTCATATATACTACCTGGCAGTCCTTTGAGATTGTACTAGGGAAATACAGGACAAAGAAATGTTTTACAGATCTCCTTTCAGTTGTTTGGTTTGTATAGAGATGATTGTATACTGAATTTCCTCTTTCACGTCAGCACAATGATAACACAAGTTGTTTGGTCAGTGAACTATAGAATTTTGTTTTGTGTTGTACTCGTTTAGTGATATATTTGTGGTCTCTCTGTAAACTTGTGTATCATGTTTTAATACATGGTCATTTTTCTCGACTCTTCTTTTTCTGTTTCTATTCTTTTGAGCAGCTGAGGGTCCCTGTCGATCTCTCTGTATATGACTTACTCCAACTATTATGATATTAGCTATTCAATGTGATGCATTTGGCTAAATAAAGGAATTCTTTTCAAGTTTGTTTAACTATGCTTATCAATGCCTCTAGGGAGAAATCTAGAACACAGTTTAACACTTCTAAATGGTTCCAGGTTCGCTTGGGCTGGCACGATGCTGGTACTTACAACAAGAATATTGAGGAGTGGCCGCAAAGAGGTGGAGCTAATGGAAGCTTAAGATTCGAAGTTGAACTGAAACATGGAGCCAATGCTGGTAAGTCCTCACTCCATTGTTACAAATTCTTTtgactttcttttctttgttagtCTAACAAGCTAGCTACTCAGGACTTGTAAATGCACTGAAACTTCTCCAGCCTATCAAGGACAAGTATTCTGCTGTTACTTATGCAGATTTATTCCAGCTGGCCAGTGCAACCGCCATTGAGGTAATTTAGTTTCTTTCTTGTTTAGTATTGACAATAAAACTAGCTCACTCATTGATTGGTTTATCTCAAAACAATAGGAGGCTGGGGGCCCCAAAATTCCCATGAAATATGGGAGGATGGATGTGTCTGTACCTGAGCAATGCCCAGAAGAAGGAAGGCTTCCTGGTGAGATTTGTTATTTACACCGATTCCTTACTGTAGACTAAATCTTGGTAGTTAAGTGGAGAAGGGAGAGTAAAGGCTCATTATCCACCTAGTTTTGAACCTTGCTCCACTGCCCCTCGGGGATTTCTAGTTATAAAAAGACAGTCTGTTTCTACTACAATACTTTAAATCTTCATCAGGTACCTAGAGATACAAAAGAGATGGTATGTGTGTTTATGTAGTGATCAAAGAGGACAAAGAGGGTTTATCATCTAGGTCTATTGTGACATTAGGATAAAACCATATTACCTTACAGATGCAAGGGATTTGATGAGAGGCTTATTAAAGTTTCAGAAGAGAAAATTCAGATACAATGATCAAATTAActacaaaaataatgtttacCTTATTCcccaaagaaaaataagaacCATAATGTTCAAATAGCGTAGCTGTAATATCTAAGAAGACAGGTAGATTTATGATCCTTTGTACTCACACTTGATTTCTGAAGGCTGCAAACATAGTCacttcacaaaacacaataATTTCTGACGCTTCAAACATATCACTTCACAAAACACACACCAGGATAGAGAAATAACTTTAATTACTATATATTTTCAATCATCAAATTCATTGTTGCAATAGTTCCACATTGTGCGACAggaacttttggattttttcaattcttttctgATTGGGTTTTGCATAATATAGCAACAACTGAGGACTTTAGAATTTAGTTTGCAACCGTGCATCTTTGCGTACGTAacctttacttatatatatagcTTTGACAGATCAGTCTTTGTTCATTGAATCAGTAATATTACTTGACACAAGTCTGGGTGTATTGGAGAAGAAAAGAAGTCATATGAAGATAAAAACCATAAAAGGATTCGTTACCTTCTCAAACAAAAAAACCATAAAAGGATATCTACGAAGGAGATTTTACAAGTATGAGAGTATACCAGAAAAGAAGTCATATCAAGATGAAACCATAAAAGGATATCTACGAAGGAGTAGTTACAAGTATGAGAGTAATGAGTATGGGGGGAGATTTAGAGGAGTTTCTCATTATCATGGATTTACACTAGTGATCTAAATTGATATCGTACTTGTTTACCCTAATTATGGACGGTATGCAAGATGAGATTTGTTGGTCTAAAATATTGTGTTAATTGACTAAACTAGTGAGGGTGTCAACCGGAAGATTGCACTATGGAGAAACACTTAAAGAGAATAACACTTTATGTATAAGTAGAAGACAGGGTGTATGCAGTACTGCACGTTTAGCCAGCATAAGAGTGAGCAAAGTTGAGGTGAGATTAGAAGGTACTTTGGTGTCTAA
Proteins encoded in this window:
- the LOC107023623 gene encoding probable L-ascorbate peroxidase 6, chloroplastic/mitochondrial, whose translation is MASLTGAASRLLPAARLTVSRATARLYFSSSSVSPLKCPKSSPLLSHVFRYQKQSLVRVSSGSFSTVASAKSAASDPDQLKSAREDIKELLNTKFCHPILVRLGWHDAGTYNKNIEEWPQRGGANGSLRFEVELKHGANAGLVNALKLLQPIKDKYSAVTYADLFQLASATAIEEAGGPKIPMKYGRMDVSVPEQCPEEGRLPDAGPPSPAAHLRDVFYRMGLNDKEIVALSGAHTLGRSRPERSGWGKPETKYTKDGPGAPGGQSWTVQWLKFDNSYFKDIKEKRDNDLLVLPTDAVLFEDPSFKEYAEKYAVDQDAFFKDYAEAHASLSNLGAKFDPPQGFSI